Proteins found in one Sulfurimonas sp. genomic segment:
- the thiS gene encoding sulfur carrier protein ThiS, whose amino-acid sequence MKLIINGENKEFNDGKSLQDILSELKLDGKVMAAAVNMEIVKQDNWSAYKPKDGDKLELLDFVGGG is encoded by the coding sequence ATGAAACTGATAATTAATGGCGAAAACAAAGAATTTAACGACGGTAAGTCATTACAAGATATATTAAGTGAGTTAAAACTAGACGGAAAAGTTATGGCAGCAGCCGTAAATATGGAGATAGTTAAACAAGATAACTGGTCTGCTTATAAGCCAAAAGATGGTGATAAGTTAGAACTTTTAGATTTTGTAGGCGGTGGTTGA
- a CDS encoding F0F1 ATP synthase subunit A: MGELFTFFGLVSHSKEFIYTTHMLLAAGIAIILAKMAMSNLKLVPTGTQNVMEAYMLGVLKMGTDTMGKDEARRYFPLVATIGLFVGIANLIGVIPGFEAPTAFLEFAFTLALAVFVYYNFEGIRRNGVIKYFKHFLGPVWWLYWLMFPIEIVSHFSRLVSLSFRLFGNVKGDDMFLMVILMLAPWVLPMIPFALLTFMAFLQAFIFMMLTYVYLTGAVVMEDH, translated from the coding sequence ATGGGTGAGTTGTTTACTTTTTTCGGACTTGTTTCACACTCTAAAGAGTTTATCTATACTACGCACATGCTTTTAGCGGCTGGTATAGCGATAATCTTAGCTAAAATGGCTATGAGTAATTTAAAGTTAGTTCCTACAGGAACTCAAAATGTTATGGAAGCTTATATGTTAGGTGTTCTTAAAATGGGAACTGATACAATGGGTAAAGACGAAGCACGTCGTTATTTCCCACTAGTAGCTACTATCGGTTTATTCGTTGGTATCGCTAACTTAATCGGTGTAATTCCAGGTTTTGAAGCTCCAACTGCATTTTTAGAATTTGCATTTACTTTAGCTTTAGCTGTATTTGTTTACTATAACTTCGAAGGTATTCGTCGTAACGGTGTTATCAAATACTTCAAACACTTTTTAGGTCCAGTTTGGTGGTTATATTGGTTAATGTTCCCAATTGAAATCGTATCTCATTTCTCAAGACTTGTATCTTTATCTTTCCGTTTATTCGGAAATGTAAAAGGTGACGATATGTTCTTAATGGTAATCTTAATGCTTGCTCCGTGGGTATTACCAATGATTCCATTTGCATTATTAACTTTTATGGCTTTCTTACAAGCTTTCATCTTTATGATGTTAACTTACGTGTACCTAACTGGTGCAGTAGTAATGGAAGACCACTAA
- the radA gene encoding DNA repair protein RadA yields the protein MAKKKVLFECQHCGMTTPKWMGKCTNCGAWDSFIELNEHQQEVIKQTKSSSSQGAKAVSINQIKEEEIYRFSSSDPELDTVLGGGIVPGSLTLIGGSPGVGKSTLLLKVGGLISSGGRDVLYVSGEESSSQIKLRANRLGANQDNLYLLSEIRLEQVLLELEHHNYDFLIIDSIQTLYSENITSAPGSVTQVRQITFELMRIAKEKNLAIFIIGHITKEGSIAGPRVLEHMVDTVLYFEGDSSQELRILRGFKNRFGPTSEIGVFEMRSDGLVSATDIASRFFNRDSNQAGSALTVVMEGSRPIILEVQALVSESHTPNSKRQATGFDNNRLNMLLALLERKLEIPLSGYDVYINVTGGIKINETSADLAILAAIISSFRDRAISKETIFLGEVSLVGDVREVFGLDARLKEAQMQNINKVLLSKKPLEKTNMKTFIVDEVTKLLEWY from the coding sequence ATGGCTAAGAAAAAAGTACTATTTGAGTGTCAGCATTGTGGAATGACAACTCCCAAGTGGATGGGAAAATGTACAAACTGTGGAGCTTGGGATTCTTTTATTGAGTTAAACGAGCATCAGCAAGAAGTTATAAAACAAACTAAATCTTCATCTAGTCAAGGTGCTAAAGCCGTATCGATCAACCAAATAAAAGAAGAAGAGATCTACAGATTCTCTTCAAGCGATCCTGAACTTGACACTGTTCTTGGAGGTGGTATAGTTCCGGGTTCACTAACTCTAATCGGTGGAAGCCCCGGTGTTGGTAAATCAACTCTTTTATTAAAGGTAGGAGGGCTAATCTCATCGGGTGGAAGAGATGTACTTTATGTAAGCGGTGAGGAGTCAAGTTCTCAGATAAAACTACGTGCTAACCGTCTTGGAGCGAATCAAGACAACCTTTACCTGCTTAGCGAGATAAGACTTGAGCAAGTTCTTTTAGAATTAGAGCATCATAATTACGACTTTTTAATTATAGACTCGATCCAAACACTTTACTCTGAAAATATCACTTCAGCCCCTGGTTCTGTAACACAGGTTAGACAAATTACATTTGAGCTTATGCGCATAGCAAAAGAAAAAAACTTAGCAATCTTTATAATAGGTCACATAACTAAAGAGGGTTCAATAGCAGGTCCTAGAGTGCTTGAACACATGGTTGACACTGTACTGTACTTTGAAGGTGATTCTTCTCAGGAACTTAGAATTCTAAGAGGATTTAAAAACCGTTTCGGTCCAACTAGTGAGATCGGTGTATTTGAGATGCGTAGTGATGGACTTGTATCTGCAACAGATATAGCATCAAGATTTTTCAACCGTGATTCTAATCAGGCTGGCTCAGCTCTTACCGTTGTAATGGAGGGAAGCCGCCCGATCATACTTGAAGTTCAGGCACTTGTGAGTGAGAGCCATACTCCAAACTCAAAAAGACAGGCTACCGGTTTTGATAACAACCGTTTAAATATGCTTCTCGCACTTTTAGAAAGAAAATTGGAGATCCCTTTATCTGGATACGATGTATATATTAACGTAACAGGCGGAATTAAGATCAACGAGACTTCAGCTGATCTTGCAATATTGGCTGCAATAATATCTAGTTTTAGAGACCGTGCTATTTCAAAAGAGACTATCTTTTTAGGTGAGGTTTCACTTGTAGGGGATGTTCGTGAAGTGTTTGGACTTGATGCAAGACTTAAAGAGGCTCAAATGCAAAATATAAACAAGGTGCTTCTTTCTAAAAAACCGTTAGAGAAAACGAATATGAAAACATTCATAGTCGATGAAGTAACAAAACTGCTGGAATGGTACTAA
- the acpS gene encoding holo-ACP synthase produces the protein MIGIDLIKTSRMKRMMDRFEKKALQKFLSDDEIALVKNYKTAAGFWAVKEAASKALGVGIGSECGFHDITISKTQKGAPKIKLSKKIVESFNVSDTSVSITHDGEYAIAVVAIETKN, from the coding sequence ATGATAGGTATAGACTTAATTAAAACTTCTAGAATGAAGCGCATGATGGATCGTTTTGAGAAAAAAGCACTCCAAAAATTTTTATCTGATGATGAGATAGCACTTGTTAAAAACTATAAAACTGCAGCTGGTTTTTGGGCTGTAAAAGAAGCTGCTTCAAAAGCTTTGGGTGTAGGAATTGGGAGTGAATGCGGATTTCATGATATAACTATATCTAAGACACAAAAAGGTGCACCTAAAATAAAGTTATCTAAAAAAATTGTAGAGAGTTTTAATGTAAGTGATACGAGTGTATCAATCACACATGATGGGGAATACGCGATAGCAGTAGTTGCTATAGAGACTAAAAACTAA
- a CDS encoding carbonic anhydrase, protein MNLQEYAQGNKLFRSYFKKNQESLLELVKSGQSPKALFIGCSDSRVIPDMMVQSAPGDLFVIRNVGNFVPPYKPDEDFHATASGIEYAVSVLKVQEIIICGHTHCGACASLYEEIEDPSLVHTKKWLELGQSAKKSAILSLGSDANREELLRLTEKLSIIKQIENILTYPIVKKRFENGDLSIHGWCYDIATGKIEYYNADTYEFLPLKSLIQSELKI, encoded by the coding sequence ATTAATCTACAAGAATATGCCCAGGGCAATAAACTTTTTAGATCCTATTTTAAAAAGAACCAAGAGTCTTTACTAGAACTGGTAAAGAGCGGTCAATCTCCAAAAGCACTTTTTATAGGTTGTTCCGACTCAAGAGTTATCCCTGATATGATGGTTCAATCAGCGCCTGGGGATCTTTTTGTTATTAGAAATGTCGGAAATTTTGTTCCACCTTATAAACCAGATGAAGACTTTCATGCAACGGCATCTGGTATAGAATACGCTGTTAGTGTTTTAAAAGTTCAAGAGATAATTATTTGCGGTCATACACACTGTGGAGCTTGTGCTTCTTTATATGAGGAGATAGAAGATCCATCTCTTGTTCATACTAAAAAATGGCTGGAACTTGGTCAAAGTGCAAAAAAATCTGCTATCTTAAGTCTAGGTTCTGATGCAAATAGAGAGGAATTACTAAGGCTTACGGAAAAATTGTCGATAATAAAACAAATAGAAAATATTCTTACGTATCCTATTGTAAAAAAACGCTTTGAAAACGGCGATTTATCAATACATGGATGGTGTTATGATATAGCTACTGGAAAAATAGAGTATTATAACGCTGATACTTATGAGTTTTTGCCACTTAAAAGTTTGATACAAAGTGAACTTAAAATATAA
- the fliL gene encoding flagellar basal body-associated protein FliL: MAEEETKEEEQQSEKKSSNMLMIIIIAVLVLIIIIGAILAVVLMGSDEEQVVKQAPQSQERVSPTRTKRPSAALEDSRRLSEIGILYPLDTFTVNLKSDSGRRYLKATLSLELSGEELSLELDAKAPVIRDRVIRILTSKTLEEISSKKGKQKVSDQIIDTLNAIVSDGSIQGIYFTEFVIQ; this comes from the coding sequence ATGGCTGAAGAAGAAACTAAAGAGGAAGAACAACAAAGCGAAAAAAAATCTAGTAATATGCTGATGATCATTATCATCGCAGTTTTAGTATTAATCATTATCATAGGTGCTATTTTAGCTGTTGTCTTGATGGGTTCTGATGAAGAGCAAGTTGTGAAACAGGCTCCACAAAGTCAAGAAAGAGTATCTCCAACTAGAACAAAACGTCCATCTGCGGCTCTTGAAGATTCAAGAAGACTTAGTGAAATAGGTATACTTTATCCACTGGATACATTTACTGTTAACCTAAAAAGTGATTCTGGTAGAAGATATTTAAAAGCTACTCTTAGCCTTGAGTTAAGCGGTGAAGAACTAAGCTTGGAGCTAGATGCAAAAGCACCTGTAATTAGAGATAGAGTAATCAGAATATTAACATCTAAAACTCTTGAAGAGATATCTTCGAAAAAAGGAAAACAAAAAGTTTCTGATCAGATAATAGACACTTTAAATGCAATCGTTTCTGATGGCAGTATCCAAGGTATCTATTTTACTGAATTCGTTATCCAATAA
- a CDS encoding AAA family ATPase yields MLNPLDVKELYNKCDSSIFSFKTTDDLELLNQPIGQSSAVEAVKFGTNIKQEGFNLFIMGPSGSGKHSMVTSFLEAKAKKENNISDWCYVNNFENYQKPIAIKLEAGNAQEFKKDIDELIELIKAILPSSFDSNDYRNDIEAINKKYLEKQSEIFLYLQDKAKEYEVSMNATNTSRVTFVPIVDGKILSPEEFNNIDDNKKKQIQKRMGEFEQIVKDELRKVSQLSKEQQTELKEYDKKVAEQAVGSLIDEVKQKYEENKKIVEYLDELQKDVIKNTQDFLLKPDNMNIPGFMKDYYTPSYEKYQVNLFIAHTDSVNAPVIYEDNPTQHNLIGKIEHMSQMGSLITNFSMIKPGALHKANGGYLILDARKLLTQPFAYEELKRVLRSKEIRIESLAQQYSLIATTSLEPEPIPIDVKVVIVGERMLYYLLYEYDPDFKELFKVSADFEEDVPRNDENIQLYAQMIGTISKQDKLLPLTPDAVARVIEESSRNISHSLKLSTHLRTLSDLLKEADYYSKEQNHSAIEKADIEKALYSQIQRINRIQTKLYDMIDEGTIMIDLSGSRVGQINALSYISVGGHNFGSPSRITATTRIGKGEIIDIEKKVELGGPIHSKGVMILSSYLGSKYAKDIPFSLNASLVFEQSYGHVDGDSASSTELYALLSSLSELPIKQNIAVTGSVNQFGEIQPIGGVNEKIEGFFDICMRKDSKASYAVIIPKANVKHLMLKEEVLKAVEDKRFEIYAVESIDEGISILTGKEASYIDGLVTEKLRDLSLKVKEFNQSTDSDKK; encoded by the coding sequence ATGCTTAATCCTCTAGACGTTAAAGAGCTATATAACAAGTGTGATAGCTCGATATTCAGTTTTAAAACTACAGATGATTTAGAACTGCTTAACCAGCCTATTGGTCAATCAAGTGCAGTTGAAGCTGTTAAATTTGGTACAAATATAAAACAAGAAGGTTTTAACCTTTTTATAATGGGACCATCAGGAAGTGGAAAACATTCCATGGTTACAAGTTTTTTAGAAGCCAAAGCGAAAAAAGAAAACAACATTAGTGACTGGTGTTATGTAAATAATTTTGAAAACTACCAAAAACCGATAGCTATAAAATTAGAAGCAGGTAATGCTCAAGAATTTAAAAAAGATATAGATGAACTTATAGAGCTAATCAAAGCAATTTTACCTTCGAGTTTTGATTCCAATGATTATAGAAACGACATAGAGGCTATAAATAAAAAATATTTAGAAAAGCAGTCTGAAATATTTCTATATCTTCAAGATAAAGCAAAAGAGTATGAAGTTTCAATGAATGCAACTAATACGAGTCGTGTAACATTCGTACCAATAGTTGATGGAAAGATTTTATCCCCTGAAGAGTTTAACAATATAGATGACAATAAGAAAAAACAGATCCAAAAGAGAATGGGCGAATTTGAACAGATAGTAAAAGATGAACTTAGAAAAGTAAGCCAGCTAAGTAAAGAACAGCAAACCGAGTTAAAAGAGTACGATAAAAAAGTAGCAGAACAAGCTGTAGGTTCATTGATAGATGAAGTAAAACAAAAATATGAAGAGAATAAAAAGATAGTAGAATATTTGGATGAACTTCAAAAAGACGTAATTAAAAACACTCAAGATTTTTTATTGAAGCCTGACAACATGAATATACCGGGATTTATGAAAGATTATTATACTCCGTCTTATGAAAAATATCAGGTAAATCTTTTTATAGCACATACTGATAGTGTAAATGCCCCTGTTATTTACGAAGATAACCCGACTCAGCACAATCTGATAGGTAAGATTGAACATATGTCACAAATGGGTAGTTTAATTACAAACTTTAGTATGATAAAACCTGGAGCTCTTCATAAAGCAAATGGTGGTTATCTTATTTTAGATGCGAGAAAACTGTTGACTCAGCCTTTTGCATACGAAGAATTAAAGAGGGTACTTCGATCAAAAGAGATACGTATAGAATCGTTGGCACAACAATACTCTTTAATCGCAACAACATCATTAGAACCTGAACCGATACCTATCGATGTTAAAGTAGTAATCGTAGGTGAGAGAATGCTTTATTATTTACTGTATGAGTATGATCCTGATTTTAAGGAGCTGTTTAAAGTTAGTGCAGATTTTGAAGAGGATGTTCCAAGAAACGATGAGAATATTCAACTATATGCACAGATGATAGGAACCATCTCAAAACAAGATAAACTGCTTCCACTTACTCCCGATGCAGTTGCAAGAGTAATTGAGGAGAGTTCTAGAAATATATCTCACTCTTTAAAACTCTCAACTCATCTTCGTACACTCTCAGATCTTTTAAAAGAGGCAGATTACTATTCAAAAGAACAAAACCATTCAGCTATAGAGAAAGCAGATATTGAAAAGGCACTCTATTCTCAAATACAAAGAATAAACAGAATACAAACTAAGCTCTACGACATGATAGATGAAGGTACTATAATGATAGACCTTAGTGGAAGCAGAGTAGGGCAGATAAATGCACTCAGTTATATATCTGTCGGAGGACATAACTTCGGATCACCTTCTAGGATTACGGCAACGACAAGAATAGGAAAAGGTGAGATAATAGACATAGAAAAAAAAGTCGAATTAGGTGGACCTATACACTCCAAAGGTGTAATGATCTTATCATCATACTTAGGTTCAAAATACGCTAAAGATATACCTTTTAGTCTAAATGCTTCTTTAGTATTTGAGCAGTCATACGGACATGTAGATGGAGACAGTGCATCGTCAACTGAACTTTATGCTCTGCTTTCATCACTCTCAGAACTTCCTATAAAGCAAAATATAGCTGTAACCGGCTCTGTAAATCAATTTGGAGAGATTCAACCTATAGGTGGAGTTAATGAAAAGATAGAGGGCTTTTTTGACATATGTATGAGAAAGGATTCAAAAGCATCATACGCAGTTATAATTCCAAAAGCAAACGTAAAACATCTTATGTTAAAAGAGGAAGTTTTAAAAGCGGTAGAAGATAAAAGGTTTGAGATATATGCAGTGGAATCTATAGATGAAGGTATATCGATATTAACAGGAAAAGAAGCAAGTTATATTGATGGACTTGTTACAGAAAAGTTGAGAGATTTATCACTAAAAGTTAAAGAGTTTAATCAATCAACTGATAGTGATAAAAAATAA
- a CDS encoding transglutaminase family protein, with amino-acid sequence MMDIKEDLSIYLIEDSIVDFSSPKIQALASSLARGVNSDEDIARHCFLFVRDNINHTGDHKDNITTLKASEVLQHTTGWCYAKSILLAALLRANNIPTGFCYQRLSCGEYKDDVYCLHGLNAIYLKEYGWYRVDARGNKEGIDAQFTPPMEKLAFELQDAESDLEGIYSSPLDEVIEALKYNKTYEDMTNNFPDIKQ; translated from the coding sequence ATGATGGATATAAAAGAAGACCTAAGTATATATCTAATTGAAGATTCAATAGTAGATTTCTCATCACCAAAAATTCAGGCTCTGGCTTCCTCACTTGCTCGTGGTGTAAATAGTGATGAAGATATTGCTAGACATTGTTTTTTATTTGTTAGAGACAATATAAACCACACAGGTGATCATAAAGACAATATAACTACACTAAAAGCCAGTGAAGTATTACAACACACAACGGGTTGGTGTTATGCTAAAAGTATACTGCTTGCTGCTTTGCTACGTGCAAACAACATCCCTACAGGTTTTTGTTATCAGAGGCTCTCTTGTGGTGAATATAAAGATGATGTATACTGCTTACATGGTTTAAATGCCATATATTTAAAAGAATATGGTTGGTACAGAGTTGATGCTAGAGGTAATAAAGAAGGAATAGATGCACAGTTTACTCCACCTATGGAAAAACTTGCATTTGAACTTCAAGATGCTGAATCAGACCTTGAAGGTATCTATTCTTCACCTTTAGATGAAGTTATTGAAGCTTTAAAGTACAACAAAACTTATGAAGATATGACCAATAACTTTCCTGATATAAAACAGTAG